One segment of Dolichospermum sp. DET69 DNA contains the following:
- a CDS encoding ribbon-helix-helix protein, CopG family, which yields MSRKKGSMVYLSEKDKEKLESIAQNWGVSQSSAIQRLIKEYKLE from the coding sequence ATGTCTAGGAAAAAAGGTTCTATGGTTTATTTGTCCGAAAAAGACAAAGAAAAATTAGAGAGTATTGCTCAAAACTGGGGAGTCTCTCAATCGTCGGCAATACAAAGGTTGATTAAAGAATATAAACTAGAATAG